A window from Neodiprion fabricii isolate iyNeoFabr1 chromosome 2, iyNeoFabr1.1, whole genome shotgun sequence encodes these proteins:
- the LOC124174696 gene encoding steroidogenic acute regulatory protein-like isoform X1, whose amino-acid sequence MMIDDERRIRAAAEALLNRSLQSQRSSFTQHSINRASDVVLSEDLIAGTRHQGRMSNVRRFFCLFITFDVLFTCLMWLICTMFSGDNIKNAFVNQVIHYNIKTSLFDLVMAAVSRFTVLLLFYGLLYINHWIIIALSTATTCAFLIAKVFFFDWSASNLSVFVVLLILSSFVLAWSEAWFFDFRVIPQETQARDWLIGSAGSERAPLLQQFLSGPLSHYTESVGNFYSPMETPEHSDDDEDGRGTLAAGRTISSDHFIRPILPKLTPEKIEEYQKIGAEIIDRSWELLSSPDWVIEQETADGDTISSMHLPKPDGKIMKITGIIDISAHELLQELFENIENTPKWNKHLAESKKIQMIDEQTDIIYQVTMPHGGGIVGARDFVVLRCYGERNSCLISAGVSIPFPHIPPRKNFTRGENGVGCWAMEPLEGEENLRCKFTWLLNTNLKGWLPKRVIDASLSTVIVDFMQFLREHVRQMKD is encoded by the exons ATGATGATCGATGACGAACGGAGAATTAGAGCAGCTGCCGAGGCGCTGTTGAACAGATCACTACAATCCCAAAGAAGCTCTTTCACCCAGCACAGCATCAACCGAGCATCCGATGTAGTGCTTAGTGAAGATCTCATCGCAGGGACCAGACACCAGGGAAGAATGTCCAATGTCAGGAGGTTCTTTTGCCTATTCATCACGTTTGACGTATTATTCACTTGCCTCATGTGGCTCATTTGCACAATG TTTAGTGGAGACAACATAAAAAACGCATTTGTGAATCAAGTTATTCACTACAACATCAAGACTTCCCTATTTGATCTAGTG atGGCTGCTGTCTCTAGGTTCACTGTCTTGCTTCTATTTTATGGACTTTTGTACATTAACCATTGGATAATCATAGCT CTGTCAACCGCAACAACGTGCGCTTTTCTCATCgccaaagtatttttttttgac TGGTCTGCGAGTAACCTGTCCGTATTTGTGGTGCTGCTCATTCTCTCATCATTTGTGCTGGCATGGAGCGAAGCTTGGTTCTTCGACTTTCGGGTAATCCCTCAAGAAACGCAGGCTAGAGATTGGCTTATAG GTTCTGCAGGATCAGAAAGAGCACCGCTTCTGCAACAATTTTTGTCTGGCCCACTTTCTCACTACACAGAAAGCgttggtaatttttattctccaaTGGAGACGCCAGAGCATTCAGATGACGATGAAGATGGGAGAGGCACATTAGCTGCAGGGAGAACAATATCGTCAGACCATTTCATCCGACCAATACTGCCCAAGTTAACCCCGGAAAAG ATTGAAGAATACCAAAAAATTGGAGCGGAGATAATAGATCGTTCATGGGAACTACTTAGCAGTCCTGATTGGGTTATAGAACAAGAAACTGCTGACGGGGACACAATATCGTCGATGCATCTTCCCAAACctgatggaaaaataatgaagatcACC GGAATAATTGACATCTCGGCGCATGAGCTGCTGCaagaattattcgaaaatattgaaaacacTCCAAAGTGGAATAAGCACTTGGCAGAGTCAAAAAAGATCCAA ATGATAGACGAGCAGACCGACATAATATATCAGGTGACAATGCCGCATGGCGGCGGAATCGTGGGAGCGAGAGATTTTGTAGTTTTAAGATGTTATGGAGAACGAAATTCGTGTCTTATTAGTGCCGGGGTTTCTATACCATTTCCTCACATTCCACCCCGTAAGAATTTCACGCG GGGCGAGAATGGTGTTGGGTGCTGGGCAATGGAGCCTTTGGAGGGTGAGGAAAACTTGCGTTGCAAATTCACGTGGTTGTTGAACACAAACTTGAAAGGGTGGCTGCCAAAACGAGTAATTGATGCCTCTCTTTCCACTGTCATCGTAGATTTTATGCAGTTTTTACGTGAGCACGTGCGCCAGATGAAAGACTGA
- the LOC124174696 gene encoding steroidogenic acute regulatory protein-like isoform X2, which produces MMIDDERRIRAAAEALLNRSLQSQRSSFTQHSINRASDVVLSEDLIAGTRHQGRMSNVRRFFCLFITFDVLFTCLMWLICTMFSGDNIKNAFVNQVIHYNIKTSLFDLVMAAVSRFTVLLLFYGLLYINHWIIIAVSTATTCAFLIAKVFFFDWSASNLSVFVVLLILSSFVLAWSEAWFFDFRVIPQETQARDWLIGSAGSERAPLLQQFLSGPLSHYTESVGNFYSPMETPEHSDDDEDGRGTLAAGRTISSDHFIRPILPKLTPEKIEEYQKIGAEIIDRSWELLSSPDWVIEQETADGDTISSMHLPKPDGKIMKITGIIDISAHELLQELFENIENTPKWNKHLAESKKIQMIDEQTDIIYQVTMPHGGGIVGARDFVVLRCYGERNSCLISAGVSIPFPHIPPRKNFTRGENGVGCWAMEPLEGEENLRCKFTWLLNTNLKGWLPKRVIDASLSTVIVDFMQFLREHVRQMKD; this is translated from the exons ATGATGATCGATGACGAACGGAGAATTAGAGCAGCTGCCGAGGCGCTGTTGAACAGATCACTACAATCCCAAAGAAGCTCTTTCACCCAGCACAGCATCAACCGAGCATCCGATGTAGTGCTTAGTGAAGATCTCATCGCAGGGACCAGACACCAGGGAAGAATGTCCAATGTCAGGAGGTTCTTTTGCCTATTCATCACGTTTGACGTATTATTCACTTGCCTCATGTGGCTCATTTGCACAATG TTTAGTGGAGACAACATAAAAAACGCATTTGTGAATCAAGTTATTCACTACAACATCAAGACTTCCCTATTTGATCTAGTG atGGCTGCTGTCTCTAGGTTCACTGTCTTGCTTCTATTTTATGGACTTTTGTACATTAACCATTGGATAATCATAGCTGTA TCAACCGCAACAACGTGCGCTTTTCTCATCgccaaagtatttttttttgac TGGTCTGCGAGTAACCTGTCCGTATTTGTGGTGCTGCTCATTCTCTCATCATTTGTGCTGGCATGGAGCGAAGCTTGGTTCTTCGACTTTCGGGTAATCCCTCAAGAAACGCAGGCTAGAGATTGGCTTATAG GTTCTGCAGGATCAGAAAGAGCACCGCTTCTGCAACAATTTTTGTCTGGCCCACTTTCTCACTACACAGAAAGCgttggtaatttttattctccaaTGGAGACGCCAGAGCATTCAGATGACGATGAAGATGGGAGAGGCACATTAGCTGCAGGGAGAACAATATCGTCAGACCATTTCATCCGACCAATACTGCCCAAGTTAACCCCGGAAAAG ATTGAAGAATACCAAAAAATTGGAGCGGAGATAATAGATCGTTCATGGGAACTACTTAGCAGTCCTGATTGGGTTATAGAACAAGAAACTGCTGACGGGGACACAATATCGTCGATGCATCTTCCCAAACctgatggaaaaataatgaagatcACC GGAATAATTGACATCTCGGCGCATGAGCTGCTGCaagaattattcgaaaatattgaaaacacTCCAAAGTGGAATAAGCACTTGGCAGAGTCAAAAAAGATCCAA ATGATAGACGAGCAGACCGACATAATATATCAGGTGACAATGCCGCATGGCGGCGGAATCGTGGGAGCGAGAGATTTTGTAGTTTTAAGATGTTATGGAGAACGAAATTCGTGTCTTATTAGTGCCGGGGTTTCTATACCATTTCCTCACATTCCACCCCGTAAGAATTTCACGCG GGGCGAGAATGGTGTTGGGTGCTGGGCAATGGAGCCTTTGGAGGGTGAGGAAAACTTGCGTTGCAAATTCACGTGGTTGTTGAACACAAACTTGAAAGGGTGGCTGCCAAAACGAGTAATTGATGCCTCTCTTTCCACTGTCATCGTAGATTTTATGCAGTTTTTACGTGAGCACGTGCGCCAGATGAAAGACTGA
- the LOC124174701 gene encoding chromatin accessibility complex protein 1, translating to MASQASPHKPKDLHLPLSRVKTIMKSSPYVETVGQDCLFLVAKATELFIHHLTVEAHRQGNKSGSLDYKNLAEVVQTSETLEFLREIVPRKITVREFKEMMAKKNPVSSDSSSSESSSDSDSDSESDSTSSHDDGDKKRNGNGDANVSSSSSDESVNKDASKKENGQNQLSNSEEDSNEG from the exons ATGGCGTCCCAAGCCTCACCGCACAAGCCGAAAGATCTGCATTTACCCCTATCCCGAGTgaaaacaataatgaaaagttCTCCATACGTTGAGACCGTCGGACAGGACTGTTTATTCCTTGTTGCCAAAGCAACG GAACTATTTATTCACCATTTGACGGTTGAGGCCCACCGTCAAGGAAACAAGAGCGGTAGTTTGGACTACAAGAACTTGGCTGAGGTTGTACAAACAAGCGAAACACTCGAATTCCTTCGGGAAATAGTACCACGGAAAATTACAGTGAGGGAATTCAAGGAGATGATGGCTAAAAAAAATCCAGTGTCATCTGACAGCAGCTCATCAGAAAGTTCATCTGACTCTGACAGTGACAGTGAATCGGATAGTACTTCTTCACACGACGACGGagataagaaaagaaatggTAACGGGGATGCCAATGTTTCCAGTAGTTCGAGCGACGAGTCCGTTAATAAAGATGCCAGCAAAAAGGAGAATGGACAAAATCAATTGAGCAACAGTGAGGAAGATTCAAATGAGGGttag
- the LOC124174698 gene encoding transmembrane protein 199, with amino-acid sequence MPVGPIKNPLITIKPGAALIEFIVKKVTDVEKAPDGITTLKNSTKKQRPNVVLRLDDVRWLNNYLIEWRKTSDEKFYIHEFLENSEIILPAPEVTPRNPELEARIQKLILQQNSRDYRAMTKNIDSVRKNFPEDTIAYQMKEMNRHLIAVAQFIFSVLAGFMFGFIGIELIIGNLDFGFRLLLGIIFALIIALAEIYFLAKKLNEEDYIITMDALPTKKLHQE; translated from the exons ATGCCTGTAGGACCGATTAAAAATCCTCTGATAACAATCAAACCTGGTGCTGCTTTGATAGAGTTTATAGTGAAAAAAGTAACTGATGTAGAAAAAGCACCAGATGGCATAACTAcgctaaaaaattcaactaagAAACAGCGGCCAAATGTTGTGCTGAGACTAGATGATGTCAGATGGCTGAACAATTATCTGATAGAGTGGAGAAAAACATCTGACGAAAAGTTCTACATCCacgaatttttggaaaattctgaaatcatTCTCCCAGCGCCAGAAGTGACCCCTAGAAATCCCGAGCTCGAGGCTAGAATTCAGAAATTGATACTTCAACAAAATAGTCGGGATTATCGAGCTATGACTAAGAACATTGACTCagtgaggaaaaattttcctgAGGATACAATCGCCTACCAAA TGAAAGAAATGAATAGGCATCTCATCGCTGTTGCCCAGTTCATCTTTTCCGTACTTGCTGGATTTATGTTTGGCTTTATTGGCATAGAATTAATTATTGGTAATTTGGATTTTGGATTTAGATTGTTACTGGGTATAATTTTTGCTCTGATCATTGCACTAGCCGAGATATATTTCTTGGCTAAAAAACTTAATGAAGAAGACTACATCATCACAATGGATGCTCTACCAACAAAAAAACTTCATCAAGAATAA